The following proteins are co-located in the Xiphophorus maculatus strain JP 163 A chromosome 8, X_maculatus-5.0-male, whole genome shotgun sequence genome:
- the rad1 gene encoding cell cycle checkpoint protein RAD1, whose amino-acid sequence MPLSTQSQSQDEQYVLVANLDNARNLSNILKAITCKDHAVFTATANGLKVTVEDCKCMQANAFIQADIFQEFTLKEDMVIFQVNLTVLLDCLNIFGGSTAAGASTALRMCYMGYGHPLTLFLEEGGVVTVCKINTQEPEEPIDFEFSSSNVTNKVILQSESLKEAFSELDMTSEVLQITMSPSQPYFRLSTFGNSGNAHYDYSKDSDMMELFQCSTTQTNRYKMSLLKPSTKALAISCKVSVRTDSRGLLSLQYLVRNDDGQICFVEYFCCPDEEVEEE is encoded by the exons ATGCCTCTGTCCACGCAATCTCAAAGTCAAGATGAACAGTATGTTCTGGTAGCCAACTTGGATAACGCTCGCAATCTCTCCAATATCCTGAAAGCCATCACCTGCAAGGACCACGCCGTCTTCACAGCAACAGCAAACGGCCTGAAGGTCACAGTGGAGGACTGCAAATGCATGCAAGCCAATGCCTTCATTCag GCAGATATCTTTCAAGAGTTCACATTAAAAGAAGATATGGTTATTTTTCAAGTTAATCTTACTGTTCTGCTCGACTGCCTGAATATCTTTGGAGGAAGCACAGCGGCAg GAGCATCAACGGCTCTGCGAATGTGCTACATGGGGTATGGTCATCCTCTGACATTGTTCCTGGAGGAGGGTGGTGTAGTGACCGTCTGCAAAATTAACACACAAGAACCAGAAGAGCCAATTGATTTTGAGTTCTCCAGCTCCAATGTCACAAACAAG GTCATTCTTCAGTCAGAGAGTCTAAAGGAAGCCTTTTCTGAACTGGACATGACCAGCGAGGTGCTGCAGATCACCATGTCCCCCAGCCAGCCGTACTTCAG GTTGTCCACATTTGGAAACTCTGGAAATGCTCATTATGATTACTCCAAGGATTCAGATATGATGGAGCTTTTTCAATGCAGCACGACACAAACCAACAG ATACAAGATGTCCTTACTAAAGCCGTCCACCAAAGCCTTGGCTATATCCTGTAAAGTCTCAGTGAGGACAGACAGCAGGGGCCTTCTTTCTTTGCAGTACCTGGTCAGGAATGACGATGGTCAGATCTGCTTTGTGGAATATTTCTGTTGTCCAGATGAAGAGGTAGAGGAGGAGTAA
- the c8h18orf32 gene encoding UPF0729 protein C18orf32 homolog, with product MVCIPCIVIPVLLWVYKRFLEPIIYPVISPFIQAFWNKKAVTDTNTDQKGSENSNGTYKPQSNGEVTANGATIAADKKTD from the exons ATGGTGTGCATTCCCTGCATTGTGATTCCTGTCCTGTTGTGGGTCTATAAGAGGTTCCTTGAACCCATCATCTACCCTGTTATTTCACCCTTCATTCAAGCGTTCTGGAACAAAAAAGCTGTAACAGACACAAACACTGATCAGAAAGGCAGTGAAAATAGCAATGGGACTTACAAG CCCCAAAGCAACGGTGAGGTGACTGCGAATGGAGCTACTATAGCAGCTGATAAGAAGACAGACTGA